One Ignavibacteria bacterium genomic window carries:
- the ugpC gene encoding sn-glycerol-3-phosphate ABC transporter ATP-binding protein UgpC, which yields MAEVSLKEVTKVYEGGQEAVKGVSLDVKDKEFLVLVGPSGCGKSTTLRMIAGLEDITSGELYIDGRLVNDISPKDRDIAMVFQNYALYPHMTVYENMAFGLKIRKFPKPEIKTRVEEAAHILEIEHLLTRKPKALSGGERQRVAVGRAIVRRPKVFLFDEPLSNLDAKLRVQMRTEISKLHQKLQATMIYVTHDQTEAMTMGDRIVVMKSGLVQQMDTPLNLYNSPKNKFVAGFIGSPPMNFLNGTVTGETFTDTTGKISFKVDSKMKDYSGKKVTLGIRPEDIHELDTPSDKYEPVEVVLEVVEPMGNEIFLYFPLGESQFVSRIPAREKPDVGSKLTLYFKREKFHFFDSETQQAL from the coding sequence ATGGCAGAAGTAAGCTTAAAGGAAGTAACAAAGGTCTACGAAGGGGGCCAGGAGGCGGTTAAAGGCGTATCCCTCGATGTAAAAGACAAGGAATTCCTGGTTCTTGTAGGCCCCTCGGGATGCGGAAAATCCACAACTCTCAGGATGATTGCGGGCCTTGAGGACATCACCTCAGGAGAACTCTACATAGACGGACGCCTGGTAAACGACATTAGTCCAAAGGACCGTGACATAGCCATGGTATTTCAGAACTATGCCCTGTATCCCCACATGACAGTCTACGAGAACATGGCTTTCGGCCTTAAGATAAGGAAATTCCCGAAGCCTGAGATAAAAACAAGGGTTGAAGAAGCTGCCCATATACTTGAAATTGAGCACCTTTTAACGCGTAAACCCAAGGCCTTGTCAGGCGGTGAGCGTCAGAGAGTAGCAGTCGGGCGTGCAATTGTGCGAAGGCCCAAGGTATTCTTATTTGACGAACCCTTAAGCAACCTGGATGCAAAGCTGAGGGTTCAGATGAGGACAGAAATATCAAAGCTCCATCAGAAACTTCAGGCTACAATGATCTATGTAACACACGACCAGACCGAGGCCATGACAATGGGTGACAGGATTGTTGTAATGAAAAGCGGCCTGGTGCAGCAGATGGATACCCCCTTAAACCTTTATAACAGCCCAAAGAACAAGTTTGTAGCTGGCTTCATAGGAAGCCCGCCAATGAACTTCCTTAATGGAACAGTGACAGGTGAAACATTCACTGACACTACAGGCAAGATATCATTCAAAGTAGATTCTAAGATGAAGGACTATTCAGGGAAGAAGGTAACTCTCGGCATAAGACCCGAGGACATACATGAATTAGATACCCCTTCAGACAAATATGAACCTGTGGAAGTAGTCCTGGAAGTAGTAGAGCCTATGGGTAACGAAATATTCCTTTATTTCCCATTAGGAGAAAGCCAGTTCGTAAGCCGCATCCCGGCCCGTGAAAAGCCCGATGTAGGAAGCAAACTAACGCTCTACTTCAAGCGTGAGAAATTCCACTTCTTCGACTCCGAGACCCAGCAGGCCCTGTAA
- the xylB gene encoding xylulokinase, with translation MSYFAGLDVGTTGVKALLVDSNGKVIAAASSGYTMSTPRPLWAEQNPEDWWTAAQRSFRKIISDSGISKQDIKGLGLTGQMHGLVLLDENGNVLRPCIMWNDQRTIEECREMTEKVGFERLLRITGNPVLPGFTAPKVLWVEKNEPEIYKKIAHILLPKDYIRYRLTGELATEVSDASGTSLLDVNARNWADEILSLVNIRKEWMPKVYESPFITGKVTSEAASLTGLCQGTPVVGGGGDQAAGAVGTGTVRQGITSVVLGTSGVVFTHSNKLEIEPEGRLHAFCHAVPGTWHLMGVTLAAAGSFRWFRDVLGDTEISLSRHTGQDPYEILTQEASMAERGSEGLLFLPYLSGERTPYPDPDAKGTFIGLTLRHSKPHMVRSVLEGVAYSLRDCLELNRHMGINASQIRLSGGGARSSLWRQILADVFNSEIVTLTSTEGAPYGAALLAAVGTGEFNTVEEACDTCLALADHTEPDAEGVKIYQDYYSIYKEMYPLLKSTFKTISRTVNKQFHTLNK, from the coding sequence ATGTCTTATTTTGCCGGGCTGGATGTCGGTACAACGGGTGTAAAGGCGCTTCTTGTCGACAGTAATGGAAAAGTAATTGCCGCGGCTTCAAGCGGGTACACAATGTCTACGCCGCGCCCCTTATGGGCTGAACAGAATCCGGAGGACTGGTGGACAGCCGCACAAAGAAGCTTCCGTAAGATTATCAGTGACTCGGGAATAAGTAAGCAGGACATTAAGGGCCTGGGACTTACAGGACAGATGCACGGGCTTGTACTTCTTGATGAAAATGGAAATGTGCTCCGCCCATGCATCATGTGGAACGACCAGAGGACAATTGAAGAGTGCCGCGAGATGACTGAAAAAGTGGGCTTCGAACGCCTGCTTAGAATTACAGGCAACCCCGTCCTCCCCGGCTTTACCGCGCCAAAAGTCCTTTGGGTCGAGAAAAATGAGCCCGAAATCTATAAAAAAATTGCTCACATACTTCTGCCCAAGGACTATATCCGCTACCGCCTTACGGGTGAGCTGGCTACAGAAGTCTCAGACGCCTCGGGCACTTCACTCCTGGACGTAAACGCACGGAATTGGGCCGATGAAATTCTTTCACTGGTTAATATACGCAAAGAATGGATGCCGAAGGTTTATGAATCTCCTTTCATTACAGGAAAAGTTACCTCTGAGGCCGCTTCCCTTACAGGCCTCTGCCAGGGCACCCCTGTTGTAGGCGGAGGAGGCGACCAGGCCGCAGGAGCCGTTGGAACGGGAACCGTAAGGCAGGGAATAACTTCTGTCGTCCTAGGCACCTCAGGCGTGGTTTTTACTCACAGCAATAAACTTGAAATTGAACCTGAAGGACGCCTGCACGCTTTCTGCCACGCCGTTCCCGGCACGTGGCACCTTATGGGCGTAACACTTGCCGCGGCAGGAAGTTTCCGCTGGTTTAGGGATGTCCTGGGGGACACTGAAATATCCTTATCCCGCCACACAGGACAGGACCCCTACGAAATACTGACTCAGGAAGCATCCATGGCTGAAAGAGGCTCCGAAGGACTTCTCTTCCTTCCCTACCTTTCAGGCGAAAGGACCCCGTATCCCGATCCCGATGCCAAAGGCACATTTATTGGACTTACGCTCAGGCACTCTAAGCCCCACATGGTAAGAAGTGTTCTTGAAGGTGTGGCCTACAGCCTCAGGGACTGCCTGGAGCTTAACAGGCATATGGGAATAAACGCAAGCCAGATACGCTTGTCGGGCGGAGGCGCAAGAAGCAGCCTATGGCGCCAGATACTGGCAGACGTATTTAACAGTGAAATTGTAACGCTTACTTCAACCGAAGGCGCACCTTATGGCGCGGCACTTCTGGCTGCGGTCGGTACGGGAGAATTTAATACTGTTGAAGAAGCCTGCGACACCTGTCTTGCCCTTGCTGATCACACAGAGCCCGATGCTGAAGGCGTAAAGATATATCAGGACTATTACAGCATATACAAAGAAATGTATCCATTGCTTAAGAGCACGTTTAAGACAATTTCCAGAACTGTAAATAAACAGTTCCATACATTGAACAAATAA
- a CDS encoding phytanoyl-CoA dioxygenase family protein, which yields MSILTEFRVTDEQKRKYQEEGFFILDKVIPDRNLEILRSECAELIRLQDEEMDRQKTDTLNLSRKNSRYFVFLAYKDRPELGQFIFSGLMAEICRATIGPNAMLFWEQFVVKGTDKKGAEFGWHQDSGYVDYQHKPYVNAWIPLDDVNEENGTVYLLPYSLAGTRDKVEHKPVPNSNDRVGYFGTERGTPAICPAGSIVVFSSTVFHRSGANFTDRMRRAYAIQYSPEPIYEADGSLKGLAEPFLADNKRVR from the coding sequence ATGTCTATTCTAACTGAATTCCGTGTTACAGATGAACAGAAAAGAAAATACCAGGAAGAGGGCTTTTTTATTTTAGATAAAGTAATACCCGACAGGAACCTCGAAATCCTCCGCTCCGAATGCGCTGAACTAATACGCCTTCAGGATGAGGAGATGGACCGCCAGAAAACAGACACTCTTAACCTCAGCCGCAAGAACAGCCGCTACTTCGTGTTCCTGGCATATAAGGACCGCCCTGAACTCGGGCAGTTCATATTCAGCGGCCTCATGGCGGAAATCTGCCGCGCAACCATAGGCCCCAACGCAATGCTATTCTGGGAACAGTTCGTGGTAAAAGGAACGGACAAAAAAGGCGCTGAATTCGGCTGGCACCAGGATTCGGGCTATGTGGACTACCAGCATAAGCCTTATGTCAACGCCTGGATCCCTCTTGACGACGTAAATGAGGAAAACGGCACCGTCTACCTCCTTCCCTACTCGCTTGCCGGAACCAGGGACAAAGTTGAGCATAAGCCCGTCCCGAATTCAAACGACAGGGTGGGATATTTCGGCACTGAGCGCGGCACGCCTGCAATCTGCCCGGCGGGATCAATTGTCGTTTTCTCAAGCACTGTCTTCCACCGCTCGGGAGCTAATTTTACAGACAGGATGAGACGCGCTTATGCAATACAGTACTCCCCGGAACCCATTTATGAGGCCGATGGATCTCTTAAAGGGCTGGCTGAGCCGTTTCTTGCTGATAATAAAAGAGTAAGATAA